In Solea senegalensis isolate Sse05_10M unplaced genomic scaffold, IFAPA_SoseM_1 scf7180000013932, whole genome shotgun sequence, one genomic interval encodes:
- the LOC122760681 gene encoding cysteine protease ATG4B-like, translating into LYFLFSDWRWATDQKQREDYISILNAFIDKKDSYYSIHQIAQMGVGEGKPIGQWYGPNTVAQVLKKLAVFDTWSRLVVHVAMDNTVVIEEIKRLCMPWLDAAGACAEAAGVSELNGCLEGACALAEEETALWRPLVLLIPLRLGLSDINEAYIETLKQCFMLPQSLGVIGGKPNSAHYFIGYVGEELIYLDPHTTQLAVEPCDDGQVPDDTYHCQHPPCRMHICELDPSIAAGFFCKTEDEFDDWCMRIRRLSCKKGGLPMFELVDSQPSHMVSIDTLNLTPDFSDSDRLERFFDSEDEEFEILSL; encoded by the exons ctGTACTTTTTGTTCTCAGACTGGAGATGGGCCACAGACcagaaacaaagagaagacTACATCAGTATTCTCAACGCCTTCATTGACAAAAAAGACAGCTATTATTCCATCCATCAAATCG CTCAAATGGGAGTTGGAGAGGGAAAGCCCATAGGTCAGTGGTATGGACCAAACACAGTGGCTCAGGTTCTAAA GAAGCTGGCAGTGTTTGATACATGGAGCAGATTAGTTGTACACGTGGCAATGGACAACACTGTGGTCATCGAGGAGATCA AACGCCTCTGTATGCCGTGGCTGGACGCTGCAGGAGCCTGTGCAGAAGCAGCGGGAGTCTCAGAACTGAATGGCTGCCTGGAGGGAGCGTGTGCTCTGGCTGAGGAGGAGACGGCTCTGTGGAGACCTCTGGTCCTGCTCATCCCCCTCAGGCTGGGCCTGAGTGACATCAATGAGGCATACATCGAAACACTCAAG CAATGCTTCATGCTGCCACAGTCTCTGGGTGTGATCGGAGGGAAACCCAACAGTGCCCATTACTTCATCGGTTACGTGG GAGAGGAACTCATCTACTTGGACCCACACACCACACAGCTCGCAGTGGAGCCGTGTGACGACGGTCAGGTCCCCGACGACACGTACCACTGTCAGCATCCACCATGTCGCATGCACATCTGTGAGCTGGACCCGTCCATCGCAGCG GGTTTCTTCTGCAAAACAGAGGACGAGTTTGACGACTGGTGTATGCGCATAAGAAgg ctGTCCTGCAAAAAAGGGGGTCTCCCCATGTTTGAACTGGTAGACAGTCAGCCATCTCACATGGTCAGCATCGACACCCTAAACCTTACTCCTG ACTTCTCAGACTCGGACCGGTTGGAGCGATTCTTTGACTCGGAAGACGAAGAGTTTGAGATTCTTTCCCTGTGA